The Glycine soja cultivar W05 chromosome 3, ASM419377v2, whole genome shotgun sequence genome window below encodes:
- the LOC114407369 gene encoding heat shock factor-binding protein-like: MDGHDSEDPKQSTADMTAFVQNLLQQMQLRFQTMSDSIISKIDEMGDRINELEQSINDLRSEMGVESTPSPVAPAKPKEEESNKEEGSA; the protein is encoded by the exons ATG GACGGGCATGATTCAGAAGACCCAAAGCAAAGCACTGCTGATATGACAGCTTTT gTGCAAAATCTTCTTCAGCAGATG CAACTTAGGTTCCAGACAATGTCTGACTCCATCATTTCTAAGA TTGATGAGATGGGAGACCGTATAAATGAGTTGGAGCAAAGCATCAATGATTTAAGATCAGAGATGGGAGTGGAGAGCACTCCATCACCTGTGGCCCCTGCTAAGCCAAAGGAAGAAGAGTCAAACAAAGAAGAGGGTTCTGCTTGA
- the LOC114407354 gene encoding dol-P-Man:Man(5)GlcNAc(2)-PP-Dol alpha-1,3-mannosyltransferase-like, producing METGGRKLKSRETMAFESVTQSAPPPRSRGRITLLENPKTPFALALLFADAVLVSLIIAFVPYTKIDWDAYMSQVTGFLGGERDYRNLKGDTGPLVYPAGFLYIYSAFQYLTEGQVYPAQILFGVLYIVNLAIVLAVYVKTDVVPWWALCLLSLSKRVHSIFVLRLFNDCVAMTLFHAALLLLVHRRWNLGLILFSGAVSVKMNVLLYAPPLLLLMLKAMDISGVLLALSGAALVQILLGLPFLVSYPVTYISRAFNLGRVFIHFWSVNFKFIPEPVFVSKGFAIFLLAAHLISLASFAHYSWCKHEGGLCNFLHSRYVFMRMKFALFFSSSFSKVGKSSSSSLKILNKEHIVTTMFVGNFIGIVCARSLHYQFYLWYFYSLPYLLWRTNYPTLLRLILFVGVELCWNIYPSNSLSSALLLCLHTIILWGLWSAPPEYPYEENKPSSHKNK from the exons ATGGAAACCGGAGGCAGAAAACTGAAAAGCAGAGAAACGATGGCCTTTGAATCGGTGACGCAGTCAGCACCTCCTCCGAGATCAAGAGGAAGAATCACCTTGCTCGAAAACCCCAAAACACCCTTCGCCCTTGCTCTTCTCTTTGCCGACGCCGTCCTCGTCTCTCTCATAATCGCATTCGTCCCCT atACGAAGATAGATTGGGACGCTTACATGTCACAGGTTACCGGGTTTCTCGGTGGAGAACGAGATTACCGCAACCTCAAGGGTGACACTGGTCCTCTCGTCTACCCTGCTGGCTTTCTCTACATTTACTCTGCTTTCCAGTATCTTACCGAAGGACAAGTTTACCCTGCTCAG ATTTTGTTCGGAGTGTTGTATATCGTTAACTTGGCAATCGTTCTCGCCGTCTATGTCAAAACCGATGTG GTTCCGTGGTGGGCACTTTGCTTGCTTTCTCTGTCGAAAAGAGTGCATTCTATCTTCGTGCTTCGTTTATTTAATGACTGTGTGGCCATGACACTTTTTCATGCTGCATTGCTCTTACTCGTGCACCGAAGGTGGAATCTTGGGTTGATTTTGTTTAG TGGAGCTGTTTCGGTGAAGATGAATGTGCTTCTTTATGCTCCTCCTTTGCTGCTTCTCATGCTGAAG GCTATGGACATCAGTGGCGTGTTATTGGCATTATCTGGTGCAGCACTGGTTCAG ATATTACTGGGACTTCCTTTCCTGGTTTCATACCCAGTTACATACATATCAAGAGCCTTCAACCTTGGCCGTGTCTTCATCCATTTCTG GTCTGTTAACTTCAAATTCATCCCTGAACCAGTATTTGTGTCCAAGGGATTTGCAATCTTTTTGTTGGCTGCTCACCTCATATCACTTGCTTCATTTGCGCATTATAGCTGGTGCAA ACATGAAGGAGGGCTTTGCAACTTCCTGCATTCCAGATATGTCTTTATGAGAATGAAGTTTgcacttttcttctcttcctctttttctaAGGTCGGCAAGAGCAGTTCATCATCCCTCAAGATCCTTAATAAAGAAC ATATTGTGACAACTATGTTTGTTGGGAACTTCATTGGCATTGTATGTGCTCGGTCGTTGCATTATCAGTTCTATTTGTG GTACTTCTATAGCTTGCCCTACTTGTTGTGGAGAACGAATTACCCTACATTGCTGCG TTTGATTTTGTTCGTGGGAGTGGAGCTGTGCTGGAATATCTATCCTTCGAACAGCCTTTCTTCAGCGTTACTTCTTTGTCTTCACACAATTATTCTCTGGGGTTTGTGGTCTGCTCCACCTGAGTATCCTTATGAAGAAAATAAACCATCCTCTCACAAAAACAAATAG
- the LOC114407366 gene encoding translocator protein homolog — MPSNDLKHRVTTTTATTNDVNRTSRGKRMLMAKRGLKSLAIAVVLPLSLTALSAYIGSSSSSAHYASRSPFWFPPSWALHLTCPASSFLMGLSAWMVWADGGFHRNPMALLLYFTQLLFTVLWDPLVFALGATRLGLILCVSLFLTQFGCMRLFRPFNPIAADLIKPCLAWVAFLSILNLKLLFV; from the coding sequence ATGCCTTCTAATGATCTCAAACATCGGGTCACCACCACTACAGCAACCACCAACGACGTCAATAGGACCAGCAGAGGCAAACGAATGCTGATGGCCAAACGCGGCCTTAAGTCACTCGCCATAGCCGTTgtcctccctctctctctcaccgCCTTATCAGCTTACATAGGCTCCTCCTCCTCCAGTGCCCATTACGCTTCGAGAAGCCCCTTCTGGTTCCCACCCTCGTGGGCCCTACACTTGACGTGTCCTGCTTCAAGCTTCTTGATGGGTCTCTCTGCTTGGATGGTGTGGGCAGACGGGGGTTTCCACAGAAACCCCATGGCTCTGTTGCTTTACTTCACTCAGCTCCTCTTCACGGTGCTGTGGGACCCCCTTGTCTTTGCCCTTGGGGCAACACGGCTAGGCTTAATCTTGTGTGTTTCCTTATTTCTCACCCAGTTTGGCTGCATGCGCTTGTTTCGCCCTTTCAATCCCATCGCTGCTGATTTGATAAAGCCTTGTTTGGCATGGGTTGCTTTCCTCTCTATTCTAAATCTTAAGCTCCTTTTTGTCTGA
- the LOC114407361 gene encoding thiamine pyrophosphokinase 2-like encodes MELMCHCSSFLLPPENPNTTCSLSLKYALVVLNQSLPRFAPLLWDHAQVRVCADGGANRVYDEMPLFFPHQQPSHVRTRYKPDVIKGDMDSIRTEVLDFYAKLGTKIIDESHDQDTTDLHKCVAYIRDLTPNVDGSELCILVAGALGGRFDHEIGNINVLCRFSNTRIILLSDDCLIHLLPKNHCHQIFIESSVEGPHCGLIPIGMPSGSSTSTGLKWDLNDTAMSFGGLVSTSNIVKGEIVTVQSDSDLLWTISIKKLEVLHGA; translated from the exons ATGGAATTGATGTGCCATTGTTCGAGCTTTCTTCTTCCGCCGGAGAATCCTAACACGACGTGTTCGCTTTCTCTAAAGTACGCTCTCGTTGTTCTCAACCAAAGCCTACCGAGATTTGCTCCTCTGCTCTGGGACCACG CTCAAGTACGAGTTTGCGCTGATGGAGGTGCCAATAGGGTGTATGATGAAATGCCTCTTTTCTTCCCTCATCAACAACCTTCCCATGTTCGCACCAG GTACAAGCCTGATGTAATTAAAGGAGACATGGATTCAATCAGGACAGAAGTACTTGACTTCTATGCAAAGCTG GGAACTAAGATAATTGATGAGTCTCATGATCAGGACACCACAGATTTACACAAATGTGTGGCATACATACGTGACCTCACCCCAAATGTTGATGGATCAGAA CTATGCATTCTTGTTGCTGGAGCACTTGGTGGGAGATTCGACCATGAGATTGGAAATATTAATGTGCTGTGCCGATTTTCCAACACACGAATTATCCTTCTATCTGATGATTGCctcattcatcttcttccaaAGAACCATTGTCATCAAATCTTTATTGAATCTTCTGTTGAGGGTCCGCATTGTGGACTCATTCCCATTGGGATGCCTTCTGGAAGCTCTACATCCACAGGACTCAAATGGGATCTCA ATGACACAGCGATGAGTTTTGGAGGTTTAGTAAGCACATCCAATATTGTAAAAGGGGAAATAGTTACAGTACAGTCTGATTCAGATCTTCTTTGGACTATTTCTATTAAGAAGCTCGAGGTTTTACATGGTGCATAG
- the LOC114407367 gene encoding sm-like protein LSM4, with translation MLPLSLLKTAQGHPMLVELKNGETYNGHLVNCDTWMNIHLREVICTSKDGDRFWRMPECYIRGNTIKYLRVPDEVIDKVQEETKSRADRKPPGVGRGRGRGREEGPGGRPTKGIGRGLDDGGARGAGGSRGRGGPSGKPGGNRGRGRG, from the exons ATG CTTCCTCTTTCCCTTCTCAAGACTGCCCAAGGCCACCCTATG TTGGTGGAACTGAAAAATGGGGAGACATATAACGGGCATTTGGTTAATTGCGACACATGGATGAACATCCATCTGCGAGAAGTCATTTGTACATCTAAA GACGGAGATAGATTTTGGAGGATGCCTGAATGCTACATACGAGGCAATACAATCAAGTACCTTCGAGTACCTGATGAG GTTATTGATAAAGTTCAAGAAGAAACCAAGAGCCGTGCAG ATCGCAAACCACCTGGTGTTGGGCGTGGAAGGGGAAGAGGCAGAGAGGAAGGTCCTGGTGGGCGCCCAACAAAAGGAATTGGGCGTGGTCTTGATGATGGTGGTGCTAGGGGAGCTGGAGGAAGCCGAGGCAGGGGTGGTCCCAGTGGAAAGCCTGGTGGAAACAGAG GGCGTGGTAGAGGTTGA
- the LOC114407358 gene encoding WD repeat-containing protein GTS1-like: MVFFSSSATLTYRNPTSVHMETSAAMDVEDQPSPNSNNVKRFGLKNSIQTNFGDDYVFQIVPKEDWSAMAVSLSTNTVKLYSPVAGQYLGEFKGHSETVNQISFSGPSNPHILCSCSSDGTIRAWDARTFQQVSSINAGPSQEVFSFCMGGTSGNLVAAGCKSQVLFWDWRNMKQVACLVDSHVDDVTQVHFVPNERGKLISASVDGLICTFDTTGDINDDDHLESVINMGTSIAKVGIFGETFQKLWCLTHIETLGIWNWKDGSNEGNFLDARTLASESWNLDHVDYFIDCHYSREAEKLWVIGGTNAGTMGYFPVNYKGVATIGAAEAILEGGHTSVIRSVLPMSTIPSGPTNSPSQGIFGWTGGEDGRLCCWLSDDSSESNQSWISSTLTMKAERTHKKNRHHPY; the protein is encoded by the exons ATGGTCTTCTTCTCTTCCTCCGCAACTCTAACCTACAGAAACCCAACTTCTGTTCATATGGAAACCAGTGCGGCCATGGATGTCGAGGACCAACCTTCACCCAACTCCAACAACGTTAAACGCTTCGGCCTTAAAAACTCTATCCAAACCAATTTCGGTGATGACTATGTTTTCCAAATCGTCCCAAA GGAAGATTGGAGTGCAATGGCGGTGTCACTGTCAACGAACACAGTGAAACTCTATTCACCTGTGGCGGGTCAGTATTTAGGAGAGTTCAAGGGTCACTCTGAAACCGTCAATCAGATTTCGTTTTCGGGTCCTTCAAATCCCCATATTTTGTGTTCGTGTTCTTCTGATGGCACCATTAGAGCTTGGGACGCTCGGACATTTCAGCAG GTTTCTTCTATCAATGCTGGTCCTTCTCAGGAGGTTTTCAGCTTCTGTATGGGAGGGACTAGTGGAAATTTAGTTGCCGCCGGGTGTAAATCGCAG GTACTGTTCTGGGATTGGAGAAATATGAAGCAAGTTGCATGCCTGGTGGACTCTCATGTGGATGATGTCACTCAG GTTCATTTTGTCCCTAATGAACGAGGCAAGCTGATTTCTGCTTCCGTAGATGGTTTGATCTGCACATTTGATACTACTGGAGATATCAATGATGATGATCATCTAGAATCA GTGATTAATATGGGGACTTCAATTGCAAAGGTGGGGATTTTTGGAGAGACTTTCCAGAAGCTTTGGTGTTTAACACATATTGAAACCCTGGG TATCTGGAACTGGAAAGATGGTAGCAATGAAGGAAACTTCTTAGATGCTCGTACTTTAGCTTCTGAAAGTTGGAATTTGGATCAT GTTGACTACTTCATTGATTGCCACTACTCCAGAGAAGCTGAAAAACTATGGGTGATTGGAGGCACTAATGCTGGTACTATGGGCTACTTTCCTGTAAATTACAAAGGAGTGGCAACGATTGGAGCTGCAGAAGCAATTCTTGAAGGTGGCCACACAAGTGTTATTAGGAGTGTTTTACCCATGTCAACAATTCCTAGTGGACCTACTAATAGTCCTAGCCAAGGCATTTTCGGTTGGACGGGTGGGGAAGATGGTCGGCTATGTTGTTGGCTCTCTGATGATTCCTCTGAATCAAATCAATCCTGGATTTCAAGCACATTGACTATGAAGGCAGAAAGAACTCACAAGAAAAACCGTCATCACCCCTACTAA
- the LOC114407364 gene encoding uncharacterized protein OsI_027940-like isoform X1, translating into MSRHPEVKWAQRLDKVYITVQLADSKNAKVDLTPDGIFTFSGSAGAEDHQYELKLELFDKVNVEESKINVGERSIFIVVQKAEDGWWKRLLRGEGKTPHYVKVDWDKWVDEDEDEGNTGEVDLGGMDFSKFGGMGADAMGGMDAMGGMGGMDFSKFGGMGDAMDDIDESDDEEQEVSKPVEQDAGEGSTEKKEAAPST; encoded by the exons ATGAG TCGTCATCCCGAGGTTAAGTGGGCTCAGAGGCTTGACAAGGTCTATATCACGGTGCAATTGGCTGATTCAAAAAATGCAAAAGTGGATCTTACGCCAGATGGTATTTTTACCTTCTCCGGTAGTGCTGGTGCTGAAGACCATCAGTATGAGCTAAAACTGGAGCTCTTTGACAAGGTTAACGTTGAG GAGAGCAAAATTAATGTAGGAGAGCGAAGCATATTCATTGTAGTGCAGAAGGCAGAGGATGGATGGTGGAAAAGGTTACTGCGTGGAGAAGGCAAGACTCCACATTATGTGAAAGTAGATTGGGATAAATGGGTGGATGAGGATGAAGATGAGGGTAATACTG GTGAAGTGGACTTGGGAGGGATGGATTTCTCG AAATTTGGGGGGATGGGTGCTGATGCAATGGGAGGGATGGATGCAATGGGAggcatgggtgggatggatttCTCT AAATTTGGTGGGATGGGTGATGCAATGGATGACATTGATGAGAGTGACGATGAAG AGCAAGAAGTGTCAAAGCCTGTTGAACAAGATGCAGGCGAGGGGTCGACCGAGAAAAAAGAGGCTGCTCCAAGCACATAA
- the LOC114407364 gene encoding uncharacterized protein OsI_027940-like isoform X2 — MSRHPEVKWAQRLDKVYITVQLADSKNAKVDLTPDGIFTFSGSAGAEDHQYELKLELFDKVNVEESKINVGERSIFIVVQKAEDGWWKRLLRGEGKTPHYVKVDWDKWVDEDEDEGNTGEVDLGGMDFSKFGGMGDAMDDIDESDDEEQEVSKPVEQDAGEGSTEKKEAAPST; from the exons ATGAG TCGTCATCCCGAGGTTAAGTGGGCTCAGAGGCTTGACAAGGTCTATATCACGGTGCAATTGGCTGATTCAAAAAATGCAAAAGTGGATCTTACGCCAGATGGTATTTTTACCTTCTCCGGTAGTGCTGGTGCTGAAGACCATCAGTATGAGCTAAAACTGGAGCTCTTTGACAAGGTTAACGTTGAG GAGAGCAAAATTAATGTAGGAGAGCGAAGCATATTCATTGTAGTGCAGAAGGCAGAGGATGGATGGTGGAAAAGGTTACTGCGTGGAGAAGGCAAGACTCCACATTATGTGAAAGTAGATTGGGATAAATGGGTGGATGAGGATGAAGATGAGGGTAATACTG GTGAAGTGGACTTGGGAGGGATGGATTTCTCG AAATTTGGTGGGATGGGTGATGCAATGGATGACATTGATGAGAGTGACGATGAAG AGCAAGAAGTGTCAAAGCCTGTTGAACAAGATGCAGGCGAGGGGTCGACCGAGAAAAAAGAGGCTGCTCCAAGCACATAA
- the LOC114405314 gene encoding ABC transporter C family member 4-like, with protein MSVERIKQFTNISFEPAWNMKDHLPPSNWPVEDNVDIKDLQVRYRPNTPLVLKGITLSISGGEKEPVLFEGTVRSNIDPIEQYIDEEIRKSLERCQLKEVVAAKPEKLDSLVADNGENWSVGAETVALSRRVILK; from the exons ATGTCAGTTGAAAGGATAAAACAGTTCACAAATATCTCATTTGAACCAGCATGGAATATGAAGGATCATCTTCCTCCTTCAAATTGGCCAGTTGAAGACAATGTAGATATCAAAGACTTGCAG GTCAGATATCGTCCAAACACTCCTCTGGTTCTTAAAGGCATTACTTTAAGCATTAGCGGAGGAGAAAAG GAGCCCGTCCTTTTTGAAGGAACTGTCAGAAGCAACATTGATCCAATTGAACAGTACATAGATGAAGAAATAAGGAAG AGCTTGGAACGGTGTCAATTAAAAGAGGTTGTTGCTGCCAAGCCTGAAAAACTTGACTCTTTAG TGGCAGATAATGGAGAGAACTGGAGTGTGGGGGCAGAGACAGTTGCTTTGTCTAGGAGGGTTATACTCAAGTGA
- the LOC114407370 gene encoding E3 ubiquitin-protein ligase BAH1-like — protein sequence MKFCKKYQEYMQGQEKKLPGVGFKKLKKILKKCRRNSSSQKPLHASLAAKTCPDHCPVCDGTFFPSLLNEMSDIVGCFNQRAQKLLELHLASGVRKYFLWIKGKLQGNHTALIQEGKDLVTYALINAIAIRKILKKYDKIHYSKQGQLFKSQIQSMHKEILQSPWLCELMAFHINLRETKVKSRKAHALFDGCSLTFKDGKPALTCELFDSIKVDIDLTCSICLDTVFDPVSLTCGHIFCYICACSAASVSIVNGLKSADPKMKCPLCREGAVYEGAVHLEELNILLSRSCQEYWEQRIQTERVERVKQIKEHWDSQCRAFVGV from the exons ATGAAGTTCTGCAAAAAATACCAGGAGTACATGCAAGGCCAGGAGAAGAAGCTTCCGGGCGTAGGATTCAAGAAGCTCAAAAAGATATTGAAGAAGTGCAGGAGAAACTCTTCATCCCAGAAACCCCTTCATGCATCCCTTGCCGCCAAAACCTGCCCCGACCATTGCCCAG TGTGCGATGGGACCTTCTTCCCTTCCCTTCTCAATGAAATGTCAGATATAGTGGGGTGCTTTAATCAGCGTGCTCAGAAATTGTTGGAGCTACATCTCGCTTCTGGGGTCAGAAAGTACTTCTTGTGGATCAAAGGAAAATTACAAGGGAACCATACGGCTCTGATTCAAGAAGGCAAAGATCTTGTTACTTATGCACTCATAAATGCCATTGCAATTCGAAAAATACTGAAAAAATACGATAAG ATTCATTATTCCAAGCAAGGGCAATTGTTCAAGTCGCAGATCCAGAGTATGCACAAGGAGATTCTTCAAAGTCCCTGGCTTTGTGAGCTTATGGCCTTCCATATCAATTTAAGGGAAACTAAGGTCAAGTCAAGGAAGGCACATGCTTTGTTCGATGGATGTTCTCTCACATTCAAGGATGGGAAACCGGCACTTACTTGTGAGCTCTTTGATTCTATCAAAGTTGACATTGACTTGACTTGTTCTATATGCTTG GACACCGTGTTTGATCCAGTTTCTCTGACTTGCGGCCATATATTCTGCTATATTTGTGCATGCTCAGCTGCATCAGTATCTATTGTTAACGGACTTAAGTCTGCAGATCCTAAAATGAAGTGTCCTCTATGTCGTGAG GGAGCAGTTTATGAAGGTGCTGTGCACTTGGAAGAATTAAATATTCTGTTAAGCCGAAG CTGTCAGGAATACTGGGAGCAGAGGATTCAGACAGAAAGGGTGGAGAGGGTTAAGCAAATAAAGGAACACTGGGATTCACAGTGTAGGGCATTCGTGGGCGTCTAA